From the genome of Chionomys nivalis chromosome 19, mChiNiv1.1, whole genome shotgun sequence, one region includes:
- the Rev1 gene encoding DNA repair protein REV1 isoform X1: protein MRRGGWRKRAENDGWEKWGGYMAAKVQKLEEQFRSDAAKQKKDGTPSAIFSGVAIYVNGYTDPSAEELRNLMMLHGGQYHVYYSRSKTTHIIATNLPNAKIKELKGEKVIRPEWIVESIKAGRLLSYIPYQLYSKPSSAQKSLNFSSVCKHEEPVPGPSNIAKHLNNRVNHIIKKIETENEVKANGLSSWNEEDADDGFSFVDLEQTFSGRKQNGISHPRDTSVIFNGHAHSSNGALKTQDSLVPVGNSVASRLSLDSAQEEKRAEKSSTDFRDCTVHQLQQSTRNTDALRSPHRTNSLSPSLHSNTKVNGAHHSTVQGPSSTKSTSSVLTLSKVAPSVPSKPSDCNFISDFYSRSRLHHISTWKCELTEFVNTLQRQSSGIFPGREKLKKMKTGRSSLIVTDTGNMSVLSSPRHQSCVMHVDMDCFFVSVGIRNRPDLKGKPVAVTSNRGTGRAPLRPGANPQLEWQYYQNKILKGKAADIPDSSVWENPESTQTNGIDSVLSKAEIASCSYEARQFGIKNGMFFGHAKQLCPNLKAVPYDFHAYKEVAQAMYETLASYTHSIEAVSCDEALMDITDILAETKLTPDEFATALRMEIKDKTKCAASVGIGSNILLARMATRKAKPDGQYHLQPDEVDDFIRGQLVTNLPGVGRSMESKLASLGIKTCGDLQCMAMAKLQKEFGPKTGQMLYRFCRGLDDRPVRTEKERKSVSAEINYGIRFTQPKEAEAFLLSLSEEIQRRLEAAGMKGKRLTLKIMVRKPGAPVETAKFGGHGICDNIARTVTLDQATDSAKVIGKATLNMFHTMKLNISDMRGVGIQVNQLVPTNPNPSTCSSHPSVQSSLFPGLSHSVHDLFQVQKAKKSTEEEHKEVFLAAVDLEISSASRACTLLSPFSTHLAATVSTDTNRGECSRKWNGLHSPVSGQSRLNLSIEVPSPSQIDQSVLEALPPDLREQIQQVYAAQQGEPHSTKKKEPVNGCSSGVLPHPVGTVLLQIPESQESNSNTGINVIALPAFSQVDPDVFAALPAELQKELKTAYDQIQRQGEDTAHQQTAITPVPKNPLLQLKPPSGKDKRNKKNPSESPRKIQSPLKNKLLSSPVKSLPGAYGSPQKLMDGFLKHEGMPAEKPLEEFLVSTSGVQNPSNLQTNCVRPAAPNLAGAVEFGDVKTLLKEWITTISDPMEEDILQVVKYCTDLIEEKDLEKLDLVIKYMKRLMQQSVESVWNMAFDFILDNVQVVLQQTYGSTLKVT, encoded by the exons atccTTCTGCTGAGGAATTGAGAAATCTAATGATGTTGCATGGAGGTCAATACCATGTATATTATTCTAGATCCAAAACAACACACATTATTGCTACAAACCTTCCTAATGccaaaattaaagaattaaagggGGAAAAAGTAATTCGACCAGAATGGATTGTGGAAAG CATCAAGGCTGGGAGACTCTTGTCCTACATTCCCTATCAGCTATACAGCAAGCCATCCAGTGCACAAAAGAGTCTCAACTTCAGTTCtgtttgcaagcatgaggaaccaGTGCCGGGTCCAAGCAATATAGCCAAACATCTCAACAACAGGGT AAATCACATAATTAAGAAGATTGAGACAGAAAATGAAGTGAAAGCAAATGGACTGAGCAGTTGGAATGAAGAAGATGCAGATGATGGTTTTAGTTTTGTGGATCTGGAACAGACATTTTCGGGAAGGAAACAAAATGGAATATCGCATCCCAGAGACACCTCTGTCATTTTTAATGGACATGCTCATAGCTCTAATGGTGCCTTAAAGACACAGGATAGCTTGGTGCCTGTGGGCAATAGTGTTGCTAGCAGGCTTTCTTTAGATTCTgcccaggaggagaagagggcAGAGAAGAGCAGCACTGACTTCAGAGACTGTACAGTACATCAGTTGCAGCAGAGCACCAGAAATACAGATGCTTTGCGGAGTCCACACAGAACTAATTCCCTCTCACCTTCTTTGCACAGTAACACTAAAGTCAATGGTGCTCACCACTCCACTGTTCAGGGGCCTTCAAGCACAAAAAGCACTTCTTCTGTTCTGACTCTTAGTAAGGTAGCGCCTTCAGTGCCATCAAAACCATCAGACTGCAATTTTATCTCAGATTTCTATTCTCGTTCAAGACTGCATCACATCTCAACATGGAAGTGTGAATTGACTGAGTTTGTCAATACCCTACAAAGACAAAGTAGTGGTATCTTTCCAGGAagggaaaagttaaaaaaaatgaaaacaggcaGGTCTTCCCTTATTGTAACTGACACAG gCAATATGTCAGTATTGAGCTCACCCAGACATCAGAGCTGTGTAATGCATGTTGATATGGATTGCTTCTTTGTATCAGTGGGTATACGAAATAGACCAGATCTCAAAG GAAAACCAGTGGCTGTTACAAGTAACAGAGGCACAGGAAGGGCACCTTTACGTCCTGGTGCTAACCCCCAGCTGGAGTGGCAATATTACCAGAATAAAATCCTGAAAGGAAAAGCAG cagatATACCAGATTCATCAGTATGGGAGAATCCAGAATCTACACAAACAAATGGAATTGATTCTGTTTTATCAAAAGCTGAAATTGCTTCTTGTAGTTATGAAGCCAG acaatTTGGCATTAAGAACGGAATGTTTTTTGGGCATGCTAAACAGTTATGTCCTAATCTGAAAGCTGTTCCATATGATTTTCATGCATACAAGGAAGTTGCTCAAGCAATGTATGAAACATTGGCAAG CTACACACACAGCATTGAAGCTGTCAGTTGTGATGAAGCCTTAATGGACATTACTGACATCCTTGCAGAGACTAAACTTACTCCTGATGAATTTGCAACTGCCCTCCGAATGGAAATCAAAGACAAGACTAAATGTGCTGCCTCTGTTGGAATTG GTTCTAATATACTTCTTGCTAGAATGGCAACTAGAAAAGCAAAGCCAGATGGGCAGTACCACCTGCAACCAGACGAAGTAGATGATTTCATCAGAGGTCAGCTTGTTACTAACCTACCAG gAGTTGGACGTTCAATGGAATCTAAGCTAGCATCTTTGGGAATTAAAACTTGTGGAGATTTGCAGTGTATGGCTATGGCAAAACTCCAGAAAGAATTTGGCCCCAAAACGGGTCAGATGCTATATAGGTTCTGCCGTGGTCTGGATGATAGGCCTGTCAGAacggagaaggaaaggaagtctGTGTCAGCTGAGATCAACTACGGAATAAGATTCACCCAG CCAAAAGAAGCAGAAGCTTTCCTTCTGAGTCTTTCAGAAGAAATTCAAAGACGACTTGAAGCTGCTGGCATGAAGGGCAAACGTCTTACTCTGAAAATCATGGTACGGAAGCCAGGAGCCCCTGTAGAGACTGCAAAATTTGGAGGCCATGGAATTTGTGATAACATTGCCAg GACTGTAACTCTGGACCAGGCAACAGATAGTGCAAAAGTAATTGGAAAGGCTACTCTCAACATGTTTCATACAATGAAGCTAAATATATCAGATATGAGAGGG gtTGGGATTCAAGTGAATCAGTTGGTTCCTACTAATCCAAATCCTTCCACATGTTCAAGTCACCCATCAGTTCAGTCAAGCCTCTTTCCTGGTCTATCACATTCTGTCCATGATCTCTTCCAAgttcagaaagctaagaaatccACAGAAGAGGAACATAAGGAAG TATTTCTGGCTGCTGTGGATCTGGAAATATCCTCTGCTTCTAGAGCTTGTACTTTGTTGTCACCCTTTTCTACACATCTGGCAGCCACTGTCAGTACTGACACTAACAGAGGCGAGTGTTCAAGGAAATGGAATGGTCTGCATTCTCCTGTCAGTGGACAGTCGAGACTTAATCTGAGTATAGAGGTTCCATCCCCATCCCAG ATTGATCAGTCTGTTTTAGAAGCACTACCACCTGATCTCCGGGAACAAATACAACAAGTTTATGCTGCTCAACAAGGAGAGCCACACAGTACTAAGAAGAAAGAACCAGTAAATGGTTGCAGTTCAGGAGTGTTGCCACATCCTGTTGGCACAGTTCTGTTACAAATACCAGAGTCTCAAGAATCTAATAGTAACACCGGAATCAACGTCATAGCCCTTCCAGCATTTTCTCAA gtGGACCCTGATgtctttgctgctcttccagctgAGCTTCAAAAAGAGCTGAAAACAGCATATGATCAAATACAAAGGCAGGGAGAGGACACCGCTCATCAACAGACAGCAATTACACCTG tgcCGAAGAATCCTTTACTTCAGCTAAAGCCACCATCAGGGAAAGACAAGCGAAACAAGAAGAACCCCAGTGAATCTCCCAGAAAGATTCAGAGTCCTCTGAAAAATAAGCTGCTTAGCAGTCCTGTAAAATCTCTGCCAGGGGCCTATGGGAGCCCCCAGAAGTTAATGGATGGTTTTCTAAAACATGAAGGAATGCCTGCCGAGAAACCCCTG gAAGAATTCTTAGTTTCCACCTCTGGTGTGCAGAACCCCTCTAATTTGCAGACCAACTGTGTTAGACCTGCAGCACCCAACTTAGCTGGAGCTGTTGAGTTCGGTGATGTGAAGACCTTGCTCAAAGAATGGATAACTACTATCTCAG ATCCAATGGAAGAAGATATCCTGCAAGTTGTAAAATACTGTACTGACCTTATAGAGGAAAAAGATTTGGAAAAATTAGATCTAgttataaaatacatgaaaag GCTGATGCAGCAGTCGGTGGAGTCAGTTTGGAACATGGCGTTCGACTTTATTCTTGACAATGTTCAGGTGGTTTTACAGCAGACTTACGGAAGCACACTGAAAGTTACCTAA
- the Rev1 gene encoding DNA repair protein REV1 isoform X2: MRRGGWRKRAENDGWEKWGGYMAAKVQKLEEQFRSDAAKQKKDGTPSAIFSGVAIYVNGYTDPSAEELRNLMMLHGGQYHVYYSRSKTTHIIATNLPNAKIKELKGEKVIRPEWIVESIKAGRLLSYIPYQLYSKPSSAQKSLNFSSVCKHEEPVPGPSNIAKHLNNRVNHIIKKIETENEVKANGLSSWNEEDADDGFSFVDLEQTFSGRKQNGISHPRDTSVIFNGHAHSSNGALKTQDSLVPVGNSVASRLSLDSAQEEKRAEKSSTDFRDCTVHQLQQSTRNTDALRSPHRTNSLSPSLHSNTKVNGAHHSTVQGPSSTKSTSSVLTLSKVAPSVPSKPSDCNFISDFYSRSRLHHISTWKCELTEFVNTLQRQSSGIFPGREKLKKMKTGRSSLIVTDTGNMSVLSSPRHQSCVMHVDMDCFFVSVGIRNRPDLKGKPVAVTSNRGTGRAPLRPGANPQLEWQYYQNKILKGKADIPDSSVWENPESTQTNGIDSVLSKAEIASCSYEARQFGIKNGMFFGHAKQLCPNLKAVPYDFHAYKEVAQAMYETLASYTHSIEAVSCDEALMDITDILAETKLTPDEFATALRMEIKDKTKCAASVGIGSNILLARMATRKAKPDGQYHLQPDEVDDFIRGQLVTNLPGVGRSMESKLASLGIKTCGDLQCMAMAKLQKEFGPKTGQMLYRFCRGLDDRPVRTEKERKSVSAEINYGIRFTQPKEAEAFLLSLSEEIQRRLEAAGMKGKRLTLKIMVRKPGAPVETAKFGGHGICDNIARTVTLDQATDSAKVIGKATLNMFHTMKLNISDMRGVGIQVNQLVPTNPNPSTCSSHPSVQSSLFPGLSHSVHDLFQVQKAKKSTEEEHKEVFLAAVDLEISSASRACTLLSPFSTHLAATVSTDTNRGECSRKWNGLHSPVSGQSRLNLSIEVPSPSQIDQSVLEALPPDLREQIQQVYAAQQGEPHSTKKKEPVNGCSSGVLPHPVGTVLLQIPESQESNSNTGINVIALPAFSQVDPDVFAALPAELQKELKTAYDQIQRQGEDTAHQQTAITPVPKNPLLQLKPPSGKDKRNKKNPSESPRKIQSPLKNKLLSSPVKSLPGAYGSPQKLMDGFLKHEGMPAEKPLEEFLVSTSGVQNPSNLQTNCVRPAAPNLAGAVEFGDVKTLLKEWITTISDPMEEDILQVVKYCTDLIEEKDLEKLDLVIKYMKRLMQQSVESVWNMAFDFILDNVQVVLQQTYGSTLKVT; this comes from the exons atccTTCTGCTGAGGAATTGAGAAATCTAATGATGTTGCATGGAGGTCAATACCATGTATATTATTCTAGATCCAAAACAACACACATTATTGCTACAAACCTTCCTAATGccaaaattaaagaattaaagggGGAAAAAGTAATTCGACCAGAATGGATTGTGGAAAG CATCAAGGCTGGGAGACTCTTGTCCTACATTCCCTATCAGCTATACAGCAAGCCATCCAGTGCACAAAAGAGTCTCAACTTCAGTTCtgtttgcaagcatgaggaaccaGTGCCGGGTCCAAGCAATATAGCCAAACATCTCAACAACAGGGT AAATCACATAATTAAGAAGATTGAGACAGAAAATGAAGTGAAAGCAAATGGACTGAGCAGTTGGAATGAAGAAGATGCAGATGATGGTTTTAGTTTTGTGGATCTGGAACAGACATTTTCGGGAAGGAAACAAAATGGAATATCGCATCCCAGAGACACCTCTGTCATTTTTAATGGACATGCTCATAGCTCTAATGGTGCCTTAAAGACACAGGATAGCTTGGTGCCTGTGGGCAATAGTGTTGCTAGCAGGCTTTCTTTAGATTCTgcccaggaggagaagagggcAGAGAAGAGCAGCACTGACTTCAGAGACTGTACAGTACATCAGTTGCAGCAGAGCACCAGAAATACAGATGCTTTGCGGAGTCCACACAGAACTAATTCCCTCTCACCTTCTTTGCACAGTAACACTAAAGTCAATGGTGCTCACCACTCCACTGTTCAGGGGCCTTCAAGCACAAAAAGCACTTCTTCTGTTCTGACTCTTAGTAAGGTAGCGCCTTCAGTGCCATCAAAACCATCAGACTGCAATTTTATCTCAGATTTCTATTCTCGTTCAAGACTGCATCACATCTCAACATGGAAGTGTGAATTGACTGAGTTTGTCAATACCCTACAAAGACAAAGTAGTGGTATCTTTCCAGGAagggaaaagttaaaaaaaatgaaaacaggcaGGTCTTCCCTTATTGTAACTGACACAG gCAATATGTCAGTATTGAGCTCACCCAGACATCAGAGCTGTGTAATGCATGTTGATATGGATTGCTTCTTTGTATCAGTGGGTATACGAAATAGACCAGATCTCAAAG GAAAACCAGTGGCTGTTACAAGTAACAGAGGCACAGGAAGGGCACCTTTACGTCCTGGTGCTAACCCCCAGCTGGAGTGGCAATATTACCAGAATAAAATCCTGAAAGGAAAAGCAG atATACCAGATTCATCAGTATGGGAGAATCCAGAATCTACACAAACAAATGGAATTGATTCTGTTTTATCAAAAGCTGAAATTGCTTCTTGTAGTTATGAAGCCAG acaatTTGGCATTAAGAACGGAATGTTTTTTGGGCATGCTAAACAGTTATGTCCTAATCTGAAAGCTGTTCCATATGATTTTCATGCATACAAGGAAGTTGCTCAAGCAATGTATGAAACATTGGCAAG CTACACACACAGCATTGAAGCTGTCAGTTGTGATGAAGCCTTAATGGACATTACTGACATCCTTGCAGAGACTAAACTTACTCCTGATGAATTTGCAACTGCCCTCCGAATGGAAATCAAAGACAAGACTAAATGTGCTGCCTCTGTTGGAATTG GTTCTAATATACTTCTTGCTAGAATGGCAACTAGAAAAGCAAAGCCAGATGGGCAGTACCACCTGCAACCAGACGAAGTAGATGATTTCATCAGAGGTCAGCTTGTTACTAACCTACCAG gAGTTGGACGTTCAATGGAATCTAAGCTAGCATCTTTGGGAATTAAAACTTGTGGAGATTTGCAGTGTATGGCTATGGCAAAACTCCAGAAAGAATTTGGCCCCAAAACGGGTCAGATGCTATATAGGTTCTGCCGTGGTCTGGATGATAGGCCTGTCAGAacggagaaggaaaggaagtctGTGTCAGCTGAGATCAACTACGGAATAAGATTCACCCAG CCAAAAGAAGCAGAAGCTTTCCTTCTGAGTCTTTCAGAAGAAATTCAAAGACGACTTGAAGCTGCTGGCATGAAGGGCAAACGTCTTACTCTGAAAATCATGGTACGGAAGCCAGGAGCCCCTGTAGAGACTGCAAAATTTGGAGGCCATGGAATTTGTGATAACATTGCCAg GACTGTAACTCTGGACCAGGCAACAGATAGTGCAAAAGTAATTGGAAAGGCTACTCTCAACATGTTTCATACAATGAAGCTAAATATATCAGATATGAGAGGG gtTGGGATTCAAGTGAATCAGTTGGTTCCTACTAATCCAAATCCTTCCACATGTTCAAGTCACCCATCAGTTCAGTCAAGCCTCTTTCCTGGTCTATCACATTCTGTCCATGATCTCTTCCAAgttcagaaagctaagaaatccACAGAAGAGGAACATAAGGAAG TATTTCTGGCTGCTGTGGATCTGGAAATATCCTCTGCTTCTAGAGCTTGTACTTTGTTGTCACCCTTTTCTACACATCTGGCAGCCACTGTCAGTACTGACACTAACAGAGGCGAGTGTTCAAGGAAATGGAATGGTCTGCATTCTCCTGTCAGTGGACAGTCGAGACTTAATCTGAGTATAGAGGTTCCATCCCCATCCCAG ATTGATCAGTCTGTTTTAGAAGCACTACCACCTGATCTCCGGGAACAAATACAACAAGTTTATGCTGCTCAACAAGGAGAGCCACACAGTACTAAGAAGAAAGAACCAGTAAATGGTTGCAGTTCAGGAGTGTTGCCACATCCTGTTGGCACAGTTCTGTTACAAATACCAGAGTCTCAAGAATCTAATAGTAACACCGGAATCAACGTCATAGCCCTTCCAGCATTTTCTCAA gtGGACCCTGATgtctttgctgctcttccagctgAGCTTCAAAAAGAGCTGAAAACAGCATATGATCAAATACAAAGGCAGGGAGAGGACACCGCTCATCAACAGACAGCAATTACACCTG tgcCGAAGAATCCTTTACTTCAGCTAAAGCCACCATCAGGGAAAGACAAGCGAAACAAGAAGAACCCCAGTGAATCTCCCAGAAAGATTCAGAGTCCTCTGAAAAATAAGCTGCTTAGCAGTCCTGTAAAATCTCTGCCAGGGGCCTATGGGAGCCCCCAGAAGTTAATGGATGGTTTTCTAAAACATGAAGGAATGCCTGCCGAGAAACCCCTG gAAGAATTCTTAGTTTCCACCTCTGGTGTGCAGAACCCCTCTAATTTGCAGACCAACTGTGTTAGACCTGCAGCACCCAACTTAGCTGGAGCTGTTGAGTTCGGTGATGTGAAGACCTTGCTCAAAGAATGGATAACTACTATCTCAG ATCCAATGGAAGAAGATATCCTGCAAGTTGTAAAATACTGTACTGACCTTATAGAGGAAAAAGATTTGGAAAAATTAGATCTAgttataaaatacatgaaaag GCTGATGCAGCAGTCGGTGGAGTCAGTTTGGAACATGGCGTTCGACTTTATTCTTGACAATGTTCAGGTGGTTTTACAGCAGACTTACGGAAGCACACTGAAAGTTACCTAA
- the Rev1 gene encoding DNA repair protein REV1 isoform X4 gives MFFGHAKQLCPNLKAVPYDFHAYKEVAQAMYETLASYTHSIEAVSCDEALMDITDILAETKLTPDEFATALRMEIKDKTKCAASVGIGSNILLARMATRKAKPDGQYHLQPDEVDDFIRGQLVTNLPGVGRSMESKLASLGIKTCGDLQCMAMAKLQKEFGPKTGQMLYRFCRGLDDRPVRTEKERKSVSAEINYGIRFTQPKEAEAFLLSLSEEIQRRLEAAGMKGKRLTLKIMVRKPGAPVETAKFGGHGICDNIARTVTLDQATDSAKVIGKATLNMFHTMKLNISDMRGVGIQVNQLVPTNPNPSTCSSHPSVQSSLFPGLSHSVHDLFQVQKAKKSTEEEHKEVFLAAVDLEISSASRACTLLSPFSTHLAATVSTDTNRGECSRKWNGLHSPVSGQSRLNLSIEVPSPSQIDQSVLEALPPDLREQIQQVYAAQQGEPHSTKKKEPVNGCSSGVLPHPVGTVLLQIPESQESNSNTGINVIALPAFSQVDPDVFAALPAELQKELKTAYDQIQRQGEDTAHQQTAITPVPKNPLLQLKPPSGKDKRNKKNPSESPRKIQSPLKNKLLSSPVKSLPGAYGSPQKLMDGFLKHEGMPAEKPLEEFLVSTSGVQNPSNLQTNCVRPAAPNLAGAVEFGDVKTLLKEWITTISDPMEEDILQVVKYCTDLIEEKDLEKLDLVIKYMKRLMQQSVESVWNMAFDFILDNVQVVLQQTYGSTLKVT, from the exons ATGTTTTTTGGGCATGCTAAACAGTTATGTCCTAATCTGAAAGCTGTTCCATATGATTTTCATGCATACAAGGAAGTTGCTCAAGCAATGTATGAAACATTGGCAAG CTACACACACAGCATTGAAGCTGTCAGTTGTGATGAAGCCTTAATGGACATTACTGACATCCTTGCAGAGACTAAACTTACTCCTGATGAATTTGCAACTGCCCTCCGAATGGAAATCAAAGACAAGACTAAATGTGCTGCCTCTGTTGGAATTG GTTCTAATATACTTCTTGCTAGAATGGCAACTAGAAAAGCAAAGCCAGATGGGCAGTACCACCTGCAACCAGACGAAGTAGATGATTTCATCAGAGGTCAGCTTGTTACTAACCTACCAG gAGTTGGACGTTCAATGGAATCTAAGCTAGCATCTTTGGGAATTAAAACTTGTGGAGATTTGCAGTGTATGGCTATGGCAAAACTCCAGAAAGAATTTGGCCCCAAAACGGGTCAGATGCTATATAGGTTCTGCCGTGGTCTGGATGATAGGCCTGTCAGAacggagaaggaaaggaagtctGTGTCAGCTGAGATCAACTACGGAATAAGATTCACCCAG CCAAAAGAAGCAGAAGCTTTCCTTCTGAGTCTTTCAGAAGAAATTCAAAGACGACTTGAAGCTGCTGGCATGAAGGGCAAACGTCTTACTCTGAAAATCATGGTACGGAAGCCAGGAGCCCCTGTAGAGACTGCAAAATTTGGAGGCCATGGAATTTGTGATAACATTGCCAg GACTGTAACTCTGGACCAGGCAACAGATAGTGCAAAAGTAATTGGAAAGGCTACTCTCAACATGTTTCATACAATGAAGCTAAATATATCAGATATGAGAGGG gtTGGGATTCAAGTGAATCAGTTGGTTCCTACTAATCCAAATCCTTCCACATGTTCAAGTCACCCATCAGTTCAGTCAAGCCTCTTTCCTGGTCTATCACATTCTGTCCATGATCTCTTCCAAgttcagaaagctaagaaatccACAGAAGAGGAACATAAGGAAG TATTTCTGGCTGCTGTGGATCTGGAAATATCCTCTGCTTCTAGAGCTTGTACTTTGTTGTCACCCTTTTCTACACATCTGGCAGCCACTGTCAGTACTGACACTAACAGAGGCGAGTGTTCAAGGAAATGGAATGGTCTGCATTCTCCTGTCAGTGGACAGTCGAGACTTAATCTGAGTATAGAGGTTCCATCCCCATCCCAG ATTGATCAGTCTGTTTTAGAAGCACTACCACCTGATCTCCGGGAACAAATACAACAAGTTTATGCTGCTCAACAAGGAGAGCCACACAGTACTAAGAAGAAAGAACCAGTAAATGGTTGCAGTTCAGGAGTGTTGCCACATCCTGTTGGCACAGTTCTGTTACAAATACCAGAGTCTCAAGAATCTAATAGTAACACCGGAATCAACGTCATAGCCCTTCCAGCATTTTCTCAA gtGGACCCTGATgtctttgctgctcttccagctgAGCTTCAAAAAGAGCTGAAAACAGCATATGATCAAATACAAAGGCAGGGAGAGGACACCGCTCATCAACAGACAGCAATTACACCTG tgcCGAAGAATCCTTTACTTCAGCTAAAGCCACCATCAGGGAAAGACAAGCGAAACAAGAAGAACCCCAGTGAATCTCCCAGAAAGATTCAGAGTCCTCTGAAAAATAAGCTGCTTAGCAGTCCTGTAAAATCTCTGCCAGGGGCCTATGGGAGCCCCCAGAAGTTAATGGATGGTTTTCTAAAACATGAAGGAATGCCTGCCGAGAAACCCCTG gAAGAATTCTTAGTTTCCACCTCTGGTGTGCAGAACCCCTCTAATTTGCAGACCAACTGTGTTAGACCTGCAGCACCCAACTTAGCTGGAGCTGTTGAGTTCGGTGATGTGAAGACCTTGCTCAAAGAATGGATAACTACTATCTCAG ATCCAATGGAAGAAGATATCCTGCAAGTTGTAAAATACTGTACTGACCTTATAGAGGAAAAAGATTTGGAAAAATTAGATCTAgttataaaatacatgaaaag GCTGATGCAGCAGTCGGTGGAGTCAGTTTGGAACATGGCGTTCGACTTTATTCTTGACAATGTTCAGGTGGTTTTACAGCAGACTTACGGAAGCACACTGAAAGTTACCTAA